The Juglans regia cultivar Chandler chromosome 16, Walnut 2.0, whole genome shotgun sequence nucleotide sequence TTGACAGTGCGGAATGACTCagtactttgacagcttctccCTTGTATGTATAGAGCTTAAGTTCAATTACTCCCTAAATACATTTTGGTAGATATgtgaaatcattatttatccTCAAGACTTAAATGGTATAAGCTTTGAATTCGAACCTTTACTTTACActctatcttattttattaaatattccaTGTATAAGACCCATTTACTGAAAGGAGTCTAGCCCACATGATGTGATCAtagagagtgttaagatataaattatataataaaatttatctcttcctattaatttaagtttttcttGAAATAGATAGTGATTTCACAACATTACTTTGAtgtatattgaaaataaaaaatatttatgttttataatattatattgaaaAGTCATCTCACGTGAAAACTCGTTCCACAAGTTTGCTTGCATATTGTCTTATATCCAATGTTTTCACTCAAGCTTGAAAAGTCATCTGGCCAATACGAGGGCTTAACCATTCACACAGGTAAGTATAGTCTAAGGACCTAAATCTTTGATTGATTCTGACAGGATCTCTATATAACTATGCTGGCCAAGGTGTGGCTTTCCATCACGGACGCATGTAAGCTGCCCAACGGCCAATAATTTTATACCTTCACTTCCCAACTAAACTCTCCTGGGACGGTATCTAGCTAGCCTGCCTGCATTATCGATCACTACTAAAACAATGGCAGTACTTGATGTAGAAGTTATCACCAAAGACACCATCAAACCCTCTTCACCGACCCCAGACCACCTCCGTCGTTACAACCTCTCCTTCATTGATCAAATTACACCTCAAATTTTCATGCCTCTTGTTCTCTTTTACCCGAGAGATTCCAATGCCCATCTCAACAACATAGATTGCCAAGACAACATCAAGACGTCCTTGTCTAAGGCGTTGACACTGTTTTACCCGATGGCAGGACGGGTGAAGGACAACTCTCATGTTGATTGCAACGATGAGGGTGTCCACTATGTGGAAGCCAAAACCAACTGCAATCTTTCTGAATTTCTTGAGGACCCGAACCTAGTTGAGCTCAACAAATTCCTGCCGTATGAACTGGATGATGTTAATGAAGTGGCTCTGGCTGTCCAAGTTACCTCCTTCAGCTGTGGTGGGATCGTGATCGGTCTGGTTTTTGCCCACAAGGTTTCAGATGCTTCCTCATTCTTCTCGTTCCTCAACACTTGGAGTGCTCTTGCTTGTGGTAGCAATGATATAACTAATCCTCGATTCGAATCTGCCATGATATTCCCACCGGAGAAATTTCCAAGCTACAGTCCAAGTAGAGGGATTGCAAAgaataaaattgttttgaagAGATTTGTCTTTGACTCGTCTGCTATATCAGCTCTTAGAGCCAAATATAGCACTAACAACACAAGCATTGAATACCCACGGCCAACTCGCGTGGAGGCCTTATCGGCTTTCATATTTGATCACTTCTTGGCTGCCACTGGAGCAGATGCAGACACCAACAAGGTATGTACCCTATTTCACATAGCAAACCTACGCACGAGGATGGACCCACCgctttcaaacaatttttttggaAACATGAGCTTGTCCACAGGTTCGGTAATCTCCAGGAAAACAGGTGATGGCTTTCATGATATTGTCATTCCTATGAGAGATTCCATAAGGAAAGCTGACATCGATTATGTGAAAAGCTTTCGGGAGGATGGTGCGTCCTTGAGGTTTATGAGTGAGAATGCAGAAAGATTGAAGAAAGGAGAAGTTGTTTCGTTAGCCTTCACCAGCTTGTGCAGGTTTCCTATATATGAAATCAATTTGGGGTGGGGGAAGCCTATATGGGCTGGCTCAGTAAGATTGCTATACACGAATCTAGTTACTTTCTTCGACACCAAATCAGGAAATGGAATAGAGGCATGGATTAACTTGGACGAGAAGGACATGGCTAAACTTGAAGTCGATAAGGAGCTCCTGGCATATGTTTCGTCAAACAAAGTTTCAGTAATGTAGATTGTTACCTAGCTAATTAGATGGATCTTCAAGATTGTCAACGTATATTTAGaagttccttttcttttttttttcttttttttctttttttttttgtttataaggACAATGTAGTTTAATGCTTGCTACATGTTCTAAATCTCCAAGAAGGTTTGGAATAAGTTCGTAATACGATAAGTATTATGGGGATATTTACTAATACTTTCTTTCATGCACATGTGATTAGATCTTCAAGTAGAAAAACAGCACGCAAGGGTATATGGGCTGAGCTTTGCACGAAGAAACTGGACTAGTACGTACTTGGATTTTGAACTTGTACGTGTTAAATCACCTTTGGCTTAGgctattataaagaaaaaatctacacaatctcctactattcacacaacttccacacacctctaaaattataagaatattttggAAACCTTTCCTCTTATATAaatgtgtaacgccccgttcctggaggtccgaagagttaactcttaatacctcaaatcaacttaaatagtacaactataaaatctgaaaaatccaataaaatattaatcaatttaatcaatctaaatatctaagttcctccatggggacaataaagaaaatctcaataacataaattaaaaactctctaactATCATATCACTCACCAAATCACGCTTCCGCTGCTTACTCTAACAACTTATAGTCCTAAAAATATTGAATCTCATACCTCGAAAAAGAACTAAGCCCCGCATTTACAACTAACTAATAGAGAACTCTTAAAACAAAATAGTATAATCAAAAGTTCCAAGCTTAAGTCCTGAATAACCttgattcacaaatttcaaatccTTAGAAAATCTACTCTCAAACAAACTTTAATATTCTAAGCTATCCTATTAGAACAGTTTCATACAAGCACAACTAATCTCGATTCAAATAAAAAGAGTTCAAGGAGAAAATAGAGTGAGGTACCTGTGATCTCATTGTTGTCATTCTCAATATCTTCAGATGTTAGTGCAAACACTCGGGCCGGTCTCATTCTACGTTGATTATTACCCTGATTTGCTTGTTGGGAACTTGGATATGGGTTAGGCTACTTGTTGTCTGTCAGGAGCAAAGGGCATTCCCTGATAAGATGTCCGGTCATACCGCATCGAAAACATGCCCCCATTTCCCTTCTGCACTCTCCAGTATGTGCATGATTACAAAACTTATAGAGGCTGTTTGATTGATTTACTTGCATTTGCTTTTGCCCCGAGCTGTtcccatcatttctctttttccacggCCCTTGATCCATTGTAGATTGAGACCCCTGTGGTGCAGTCTTCTTCCTCTGTTCCAGTAGTGTTGCGCTTCATTGAAGGCTCCGCTCAAATACTGTGGCCTTATCCACCAACTCTGAAAAGTTTCGAATTTGAAAGTCCACAATTCGttcataaatcttttcattCAGCCCTTGCTCAAACTTACgagccttcttctcctcatcaggGATCAAATATGCAGCAAAACGTGATAACTCAATGAGTCTAGCTTCGTACTGGTGTACTGTCATAGCTCCCTGTACCAAATTAGCAAACTCCATAGCCTTGTCGTCTTGGACAGAGGTTGGGAAAAAGCATTCCAGAAAGATCTGCTTGAAGTCCAGCCAACGGACTATTTCCGTCCCTTCAGCTTCTCTGATGGTTCTTTCAGAAATCCACCATCTTTTTGCTTCTCCGGTTAGTTTGAAAGCAGAGTATAGAACCTTCTGTACGTCTGTGCAATTTATAACGCGGAGTATCTCCTCAATATCTTGGATCCAGTCTTCTGCTAAGGTTGTGTCGCCCCGACCATCGAAGGTGGGAGGATGCATTCGATTAAACTGCTCTATGGTACATCCACATTCCTCAGTTGTCGCATTCATACCCGATACACTTCTTTCTcgacgacgaggtggcatcctgacaacttggattattaaaaaaatatatacaagaataAAGGGGTTTGTGCAAAATAAGCAAATGGTGATAATGGTAAAACAaacgtaaatatatataaaaattgtacaaGCAACAATAGTAACTCTATATAACTCCAGACTCTAAACCTTCCATCATGTGAAAAGCCTTATGTGCGGTCTacaaaaccgaaccgaacctCAAACCACATGAACATCTtagaatatctataaaaattctTACCcttcaaattccataaatatCTTGTCTAACACCTGAGACTTCTAATACCCTGAATAcccaataaaaatcacatcctATAGCCCACAAATGTCTACACCATAACTCTGAAAAAATTATGTCATGACCCAGCGCCTACaagaattctaaaaccttaactctCATTAATCATCTTctattcct carries:
- the LOC118344803 gene encoding stemmadenine O-acetyltransferase-like, producing the protein MAVLDVEVITKDTIKPSSPTPDHLRRYNLSFIDQITPQIFMPLVLFYPRDSNAHLNNIDCQDNIKTSLSKALTLFYPMAGRVKDNSHVDCNDEGVHYVEAKTNCNLSEFLEDPNLVELNKFLPYELDDVNEVALAVQVTSFSCGGIVIGLVFAHKVSDASSFFSFLNTWSALACGSNDITNPRFESAMIFPPEKFPSYSPSRGIAKNKIVLKRFVFDSSAISALRAKYSTNNTSIEYPRPTRVEALSAFIFDHFLAATGADADTNKVCTLFHIANLRTRMDPPLSNNFFGNMSLSTGSVISRKTGDGFHDIVIPMRDSIRKADIDYVKSFREDGASLRFMSENAERLKKGEVVSLAFTSLCRFPIYEINLGWGKPIWAGSVRLLYTNLVTFFDTKSGNGIEAWINLDEKDMAKLEVDKELLAYVSSNKVSVM
- the LOC118344804 gene encoding uncharacterized protein LOC118344804, with product MNATTEECGCTIEQFNRMHPPTFDGRGDTTLAEDWIQDIEEILRVINCTDVQKVLYSAFKLTGEAKRWWISERTIREAEGTEIVRWLDFKQIFLECFFPTSVQDDKAMEFANLVQGAMTVHQYEARLIELSRFAAYLIPDEEKKARKFEQGLNEKIYERIVDFQIRNFSELVDKATVFERSLQ